The following proteins are encoded in a genomic region of Sander lucioperca isolate FBNREF2018 chromosome 23, SLUC_FBN_1.2, whole genome shotgun sequence:
- the LOC116048596 gene encoding inositol monophosphatase 1-like gives MADPWQNAYDFAVQVARAAGAVIRNAGEDEIKVRTKSCTVDLVTQTDERVEKIIIGSLKEQFGNGTHCFIGEESVAKGEPCILTDKPTWIIDPVDGTTNFVHGFPFVAVSIAFAVNKELEFGVVYSCLEDKMYKARKGKGAFCNDEPIKVSNVNDINKSIIISEHGTDRSIEKVTKIFSTMQKILRIPVHGLRGSGTAATNMCLVASGASEAFFEIGIHCWDIAAGAVIVKEAGGLVLDVDGGPFDLMSRRMVSANNKVIADRIIKEIEIFQVVRDDAPIQKK, from the exons ATGGCTGACCCATGGCAAAATGCATATGACTTTGCTGTTCAAGTGGCAAGAGCTGCTGGAGCG GTAATTAGGAATGCCGGGGAGGATGAAATAAAGGTCCGGACAAAAAGCTGCACTGTAGACCTTGTCACTCAGACTGATGAGAGGGTGGAGAAAATCATCATCGGGTCTCTTAAAGAACAATTTGGAAATGGCACACActg TTTCATTGGAGAAGAGTCAGTCGCAAAGGGGGAGCCATGTATCTTAACTGACAAACCTACATGGATCATAGACCCTGTGGACGGCACCACCAACTTCGTGCATGG ATTTCCGTTCGTGGCTGTGTCTATTGCCTTTGCTGTCAATAAGGAG TTGGAGTTTGGTGTGGTGTACAGCTGCTTGGAAGACAAGATGTATAAAGCAAGGAAGGGGAAGGGAGCTTTCTGCAATGATGAACCGATTAAGGTGTCCAATGTAAACG ACATCAATAAGTCCATAATCATATCTGAGCATGGAACTGACAGGAGCATAGAAAAGGTAACCAAGATCTTCTCAACCATGCAGAAGATCCTCCGCATCCCAGTGCATGG GCTCCGTGGGTCAGGGACAGCTGCAACTAACATGTGTCTGGTGGCGTCGGGGGCGTCGGAGGCCTTCTTTGAGATTGGGATCCATTGCTGGGACATTGCTGCTGGAGCGGTTATAGTCAAAGAAGCCGGCGGACTAGTACTGGATGTTGATG GGGGGCCGTTTGATTTGATGTCTCGAAGGATGGTTTCAGCAAACAACAAGGTTATTGCTGATCGGATCATCAAGGAAATTGAAATATTCCAAGTGGTGAGGGACGACGCTCCAATACAGAAGAAATGA